A DNA window from Chryseobacterium sp. MEBOG06 contains the following coding sequences:
- a CDS encoding T9SS type A sorting domain-containing protein, whose amino-acid sequence MIQFKNKLYGLLLMLPVLSFSQTYQWQWGKQAGGATGSADPGFNYKSDESIRDIVVDSNNNTYYLTTVWAQDQNLNGTSVQNYGLRDLLLFSTDCQGNIRWSRTIGGTGTGENAWHIEVDNNGGLYIMATLYNAADANNPNAIPIRLDDNNSIPAYNYVDAVTPDPGFKSAYLLKYKTSDGTLAWSKSLQGDVTYLGRICDVQMMYMDSSKNIHSIMGFRAGSHLNGMITVPSTYTSDYKYYMVKFNYDNGNMTPSTVLPLPITGGLSTGIDNGKVNLLYDETLNRYYLAGRRMYGDFGSNYEDLSYNNVPFTKDGYLLAFDGSTGAEVWRKELDGNWQGVIDNEIHSVIKEPGSSDIYISGRYYTGTVAGTFGNYTFPLPPYEGQVPFVMRLGADGAVKWAKIADGITTYGGYRFVKGQIAINGNEVAFAKGSWNDIWGNYSMVRPNGDRADPLLVRLNKTTGAVIAAEDILSNVGSQDEFTAIAVDNDGNYILGGLFHDQLFTDPNDGVATMGVNVLGGKSQSFFTKYAKSACSQMSVEETAAQAGIQLYPNPVQDVLTIRSKDPLVSYEIYAATGQLIKQGNLSMMQEKIALSSLQTGVYYIKLKTKSSTVTEKILKK is encoded by the coding sequence ATGATACAATTTAAAAACAAACTGTATGGATTGCTTCTGATGTTGCCGGTATTATCTTTTAGCCAGACCTACCAGTGGCAATGGGGAAAACAAGCAGGTGGAGCAACAGGTTCTGCAGACCCTGGATTTAATTATAAATCTGATGAATCAATCCGGGATATTGTTGTGGATAGCAATAATAACACTTATTATCTGACTACAGTATGGGCACAGGATCAAAATCTGAACGGAACCTCAGTTCAGAACTACGGACTTCGTGATCTTCTTCTTTTTTCTACTGACTGCCAGGGAAATATAAGATGGTCAAGAACTATAGGAGGGACCGGGACTGGAGAAAATGCCTGGCATATTGAGGTAGATAATAACGGAGGGTTGTATATAATGGCTACGCTTTATAATGCAGCAGATGCCAATAATCCTAATGCAATTCCTATACGCCTGGATGATAATAATTCCATCCCGGCATATAACTATGTAGATGCAGTTACTCCAGATCCTGGATTTAAGTCTGCTTATTTACTAAAATATAAGACGTCTGATGGTACATTGGCATGGAGTAAATCTTTGCAGGGAGATGTTACATATCTTGGACGAATTTGTGATGTTCAAATGATGTATATGGACTCTTCCAAAAATATCCATTCTATTATGGGCTTTAGAGCCGGAAGTCATTTAAATGGAATGATCACAGTACCTTCCACCTATACTTCAGACTATAAGTATTATATGGTGAAATTCAATTATGATAATGGTAATATGACCCCTTCTACAGTACTGCCTCTTCCTATCACAGGAGGTCTAAGTACGGGCATTGATAACGGAAAAGTAAATTTGTTATATGATGAAACTCTGAACCGTTATTATCTTGCGGGAAGAAGGATGTACGGAGATTTTGGTAGTAATTATGAAGATCTCTCCTATAATAATGTCCCTTTTACGAAAGATGGGTATTTATTGGCTTTTGATGGAAGCACTGGAGCAGAAGTGTGGCGGAAAGAACTGGATGGTAACTGGCAGGGGGTTATAGATAACGAAATTCATTCTGTTATCAAAGAACCTGGCTCCTCAGATATTTATATTTCAGGCCGTTATTATACAGGAACTGTGGCAGGTACTTTTGGCAATTATACCTTCCCTTTACCGCCTTACGAGGGCCAGGTGCCTTTTGTGATGAGACTTGGTGCTGATGGTGCTGTAAAATGGGCTAAGATTGCTGATGGAATAACCACTTATGGGGGATATCGTTTTGTAAAAGGTCAAATTGCCATTAACGGAAACGAGGTGGCCTTTGCCAAAGGAAGCTGGAATGATATTTGGGGTAATTATTCTATGGTACGCCCGAATGGAGACAGAGCAGATCCTCTGCTGGTACGTCTTAATAAAACTACTGGAGCTGTAATAGCAGCAGAAGACATTCTTAGTAATGTTGGTTCTCAGGATGAGTTTACGGCTATTGCTGTAGATAATGATGGAAATTATATATTGGGAGGCCTTTTTCATGATCAGTTATTTACTGATCCTAATGATGGGGTTGCTACTATGGGAGTTAATGTTCTGGGCGGAAAATCTCAATCTTTTTTTACAAAGTATGCTAAATCAGCTTGCAGCCAGATGTCCGTAGAGGAAACTGCTGCTCAGGCCGGTATACAGTTATATCCGAATCCTGTACAGGATGTTCTTACGATAAGAAGTAAAGATCCGTTGGTTTCTTATGAGATCTACGCTGCAACAGGACAATTAATCAAGCAGGGAAATCTAAGTATGATGCAGGAGAAAATAGCATTATCCTCTCTTCAGACAGGAGTATATTACATAAAACTTAAAACCAAATCTTCTACAGTAACAGAGAAAATACTTAAGAAGTAA